The stretch of DNA caaacgtaaaaggatcaatggatcctattctgacatgatcgagaaccgacagatgattagccgtgcggtgacagtgcacctggaccattttcactgagaggacggatggtagccattgacgacggtgatccaccaacacacagcttgccaaaggaggaaccttgcgtgcgtgaagaagaagacagggggaaagcagaaattcagaagacaaagcatctccaaaactccaacacatttTCCATTACTACGTAACAATTACTcgtttcatgctctttcacttttacaattgaaactaaagaaccctattggtatcttgattaagaataataagataaccatagcttgcttcaagccaacaatctccgtgggatcaacccttactcacgtaaggtattacttggatgacccagtgcacttgctggttagttgtgtggaattacatagtgagtgtaattttcgtgcaccatgggtcacacgttcgcgtcatctggagttttgcTCTTCCGCGCGTCTGCGTCAGTCACGTGTCCGTGTCAGTTGTGTTTCACGTGAGTCATGTGTCCGCGTCGTTCACCCGTGCGCATCGTTTGTGTTTTGTGCTAAGCTCGCATTCGCGTCATTCACACGTTCGCGTCGCTGCTTTTTCTTCAAAACTCcatttttgtgctttccttccatttttgtatatCTCCTTATtctcctttaagtcattcctatCCTATGAatcctgaaaatacttaacacacaaatcacgacatcgaatggtaataaaggataattaaatttaatcttttttaaagcataggaaacatgttttcacatatatcataaaatgaggaaggaatagtaaaaccatgcaatttacatgaataagtaggtgaagattTGATAAAAACACTCAATTCAAGCACAAGATGACTCATAAAATAGGGGTTTATTAGTTGGAATGAACTTGAATAGCCTTGATGAGGTCCCAGTGCTAGCTGCTGCCAGAGTTTCATTGGAGATTGCATGAGAGGTTCTCTGTAAGTCTTGTCCATCTGGTTGGGCTTGTACATTGTGAGGAGGTTTGTTGGGTTGCACTGGAGGACCTGAGGGCCTTCTGACACTCTGTTTGGTCCTAAactttggagctacagaatggGGCTGAGCCTTTGATGCCTGAGTTGTGGCTTGATTCATTGGAGTAGTTTGATGAATTCCTGGAACCCAAACAATAGTGAATCACATTTgggctctaaaactacatcttgtgtttaaaaaaaaaagttaaaaactatGGTGTGTCTATTTACCTCTGTAGTTGGGGCAGTTTGTGAAATGTTTATCTCATTTGGCTCTACATGCGGCCTCTTTggcatttttttcttatttttcctagTTGTATCCTGTATGACAGAAACATGTTTTGCAGCCACATATGTCTTGAAATATTAACTCATTGTGAATACTCAAAGACACAACCCAAAATGTATACGACTTACAAAATACTTGTCTAAAAAAAACTTACAAGAGGGTCCCGGTTAATAGGTTCAGGTTCTTTAACAGGTATGTTATTTACACCACCATCAATACCAGCCACATTCCCTATAGGGGGAGGGGCAGGAGCTACATTTTCAGTCATCACAACCAAAGCTTTGCTACCCGTTTTTGCCTTCTTCCTTTTTGGTTGCCAGTCGGGTTTAGCTGGTGCTCCCTTACATGTTTTATAATAATGCCCCTTCTCCCCGCATTTACTACACATTACCTGAAAAGTTCTTCTCACTTTGTCGCCAATCACTGGAGGGGGAGGGGGTGCACCGGATTCAGTCCTGTGTTTCTTTGGACGACCAACTGGTCTTACTATCCTAGGGGGTTGTGGCTTTGGATGGTCTGTCTTCTCACAAAATTCTTTGCTGTTCACTGGATTTACACACAAGTCATATATTTTCCTTACAGCATCTATAGTGAGATAAGGGCTCACAAAGTCTTCGGTAACCTTGATCCTCAACTTAGAGATAGCAGCAACTGAGTGAACACATGGCATCCCTATACAACAGCAACAAAAACATGAATATGATGTGCTAAAAACTGTGAAAATAACAAGACaagaattaataattaatgtttaCCTGTCAACTATCATGCATTGCAAGTGCAGGTATGTTATTGGAGATTGACGCCCAATTTGTGTTTTCCCCTAGTAACTTCAAATAGAACCCTGTCATAATCTTTGCTCCATTGTGCATTCCATTTATGACTCTGCGGTTTAATGTGACTGTCAAGTCTCCACTGCTGCATTGGTGCCAGTTTTCCAATGCACCTCCCTAGAATCCTCTTGTGCTTGGCCATCTTTTTCAATATTGTACACCTTATCTCTTCACACATTGTTAGAATCGGCTTCTCCCTAGCCTCAACTATCATAGAATTCCAAACCTCACACATGTTATTGATGAAGTTGTCATTCTTCAGACCATGATTGAAATATGCCTTGCACCAAACTGCTGGATCAAATTGATTCAGATACTCCCATCCTCCGTGACACTCACTTTTAAACTTCTCCATTGATGCTTTGAACTGCACCTGAGTAGTGCACTTGGCAGCATGCCATAACAGTCCCTTTACCTGCTTgttattgaatttttgttgaagATTCTTCCAAATGTGCAGCACACAATTTCTATGGTGTGCATAGGGCATGACTTCCTTTGTTGCACCCATAAGTCCCTGCAAAGATAGTTTAAAAACCAAATATAAGCCATTTATAATTACTACAGACATCTAATTATAAACCAATTGCTGGTAATAGAAGTCACTAGTATAAACCAATTATAAGCAACTTAAGCCTGTGACTATAAACTAATTATAAGTCAATTATCTTGTGCAGAATTGtatttataaaacaaaaaattatatgccAGTTATAATTGTTacaaatatctaattataatcCAACATTTGCATCAGAAGTCTATAGCCACAAACTAATTATAAGTCAATTCCCTTGTGCAGAATTGtatttataaaacaaaaattatatgtCAATTATAATTGTTACAAACATCTAATTATAATCCAACATGTGCAACAAAAGTCTATAGCCATAAACTAATTATAAGTCAATTATATTGTGCAGAATTGTATTTATAAAACTGAAAATGGCATGCCAATTATAATTGTTACAAACATCTAATTATAATCTGACATGTGCAACAGAAGTCTATAGCCATAAACTAATTATAAGTCAATTCCCTTGTGCAGAATTGtatttataaaacaaaaattatatgcCAATTATAATTGTTACAAACATCTCTTTATACACTCTAATAATCTAAACAATATCTACACTATAATCCAACTATACTCTGTAGAATTATAAACAATATCAAAATAGGTTGGCAAATGTTGTTACCTTCTGTTGGTCGGACATGAGATTCCATCCGTGCACTTGATGGTCTCCCAAATCATCCTGAAACCGAGTTAAGAACCACATCCAGTTCTCTATGTTTTCTGCTCTTGTAACAGCATATGCAATAACGAAGATATGGTTGTTAGCATCAAGTGACATTGCAATTAGGAGTTGGCCTCCATAATACCCCTTTAAAAAGCATCCATCTAGGCCTATTAGTGGTCTACAACCCTTAACAAACCCATTTCTACACGCATCTAAGCATATGTAAATTTTGTCAAACAGCGATAGAGATTGCGGAATTAGGTCAACACACATGTCAGCCATGCTACCTGggttactgatgagcggataatttatacactttttggcattgtttttaggtagcttttaataggttttagttactttttagtatattattattagtttttatgtaaaaatcacatttctggactttactatgagtttgtgtgtttttctatgatttcaggtattttctagctgaaattaagggacctgagcaaaaatccgattcagaggctgaaaaaaggactgctgatgctgttggattctgaccttcctgcactcgaagtagattttctggagctacagaagccaatTGGCTCGCTCTCAATTGCACTGGAAAGTggacatcctgagctttccagaaatgtataatagtatatactttgcccgagatttgatggccaaaactggcatccaaacgcCACCCAGAGACCTTtttctagagtaaaacgccagaactggcactaaagctagaGTAAAATGCCATAACTAGCACCcaaactagcgtttaactccaggaatagCACAAACACGTGAAATCTAGGaagcttagcccaaacactcaccaagtgggccccaaaagtggatttctgcactctcTGCATCTAGTTACTCAGTCTCTATAAATCTAGgttactagtctagtataaaaactacttttagagattcattttgtaacttatgacatttttacattCCTTATTATACCTTTGACGGCataagtctctaaaccccatggttgggggtgtggagctctgctgtgtctcgatgaattaatgcaattactactgttttctattcaatcgcacttgcttctgttctaagatattcactcatacttcaatgtgatgatccgtgacactcatcaccattctcgaCTTATGAACACATGCCaaacaaccacttctgttctacctgtAACAGCTTGAGTGTGTTTCTCTTGGGCTCCTGATTCACGAGTTTGATTAtctctcctaacaacagagcattcaattccgtgagatcagaaccttcctggtagaggctagaatcaattggcagcatttctgagatccgaaaagtctaaaccttgtctgtggtattctgagtaggatctgggaagggctgactgtgacgagcttcagaCTCATAATTGTtaggcgcagtgacagtgtgtaaaagaatcaatggatcttattccaacacaagtgaggaccgacagatgattagccatgtacatggaccattttcactgagaggacggatggtagccattgacaacggtgatccaccaacatacagcttgccatggaaggagccttgcatgtttgaagaaaaaggcagtaggaaagcagagatttagaggGCAAAGCATCTCCGAAaactcaacctgttctccattactacatAACAAGTATTGTTTATTCCatgctctttttatttttttacaaataaaactaagaattattattgatatcttgactaaaaataataagataaccatagcttgcttcaagccggcaatctccatgggatcgaccattactcacgtaaggtattacttggacgacctagtgcacttgctggttagttgtgcggagttgcaaagtgtgattgcaaattTCGtgcaatgtggcttctactggcctactctctatagagactcccgagagtttgtgcataactgtgatagttgccagagagctggtaatcttCCTTACAGTTATGTCATACCTCAataagggatcttagagattgaattgtttgatgtatgcggtattgacttcatgggacctttcccaccatcatactcaaacacttacattctggtggcagtagactatgtatccaagtaggtagaggcaattgcaacacccactaatgatactaagatagTGCTGAAGTTCCtctagaaacatatcttcagcaaATTTGGTGTTCCTAGAATActgatcagtgatggaggcactcatttctacaataaacagcTTGAATCTGCtttggtccgatatggaattaaccacaaGGTGGcgactccgtatcatccacagacaaatgggcaggctaaagtctcaaatagagaactaaaacgaATCTTGGAATGGACTGTAAGTgcccgtagaagggattgggcaaaaaGCTTGTATGATGCTTTGTGGgaatacagaacagcattcaagactcctatagggacctctccataccagcttgtgtatggcaaggcctacCATTTACCAGTGGaattggaacacaaggcctactgggcaaccaggttcctaaaccttgatgctaaggtagctggcgagaaaagattactccagttgaatgagctagaggagttcagactcaatgctttcaaaatgcaaaaatttacaaggagaaagcaaaaaggtggcatgacaagaagctgtcatctagagtctttaagccaggacagaaggttctgctgtttaactctaggcttaGATTGTTTCCtaggaaattgaaatcccggtggaagggaccatatgtgattacaagtatgtcaccatatggatatgtagagcttcaggatattgactctgacaaaaGTTCATTGccaatggacagagaatcaagtattATCTTAAAGGCAATGTTGatcaagaatgctcaagactaaGACTATATTAAAGCTCAGTCCTgttaagctattgacattaaagaagagcttattgggaggcaacccaattttatttatctatgtctatgttttctttaggttgatgatcatgtggagtcacaaaaacaactacaTAATTAAAGCGGAATCaaaaacaacatcaacaataGCACACCCAGGAGGACAGGcctactggcatttaaacgccagtaaggatagtagaatgggcatttaacgcccattctggcAGCATTCTAGGCGTTAAATACCAGAACTGGCaggcagactggcgtttaacaccagaaatgggtagcagactggtgtttaacgccagataaGGCACCCAGAGggcgtttagacgccagaaAGGTTCAAGGAtgagaattccttgacacctcaagatctgtgggtCCCACAGGATCCACACCTACCccaactctctctctcctcttcacacccttccataacacccttccccaaacacctatcaaatcctaccatCTTTTCCATtatctcttcaccactcacatccatccactatttTCCATAAAACCCACCCACTCACACAactccatctcctccatctcttcttcctctaatcctttctttcttcttttgctcgagaacgagcaaagcttttaagtttggtgtggaaaagctcagctttttgttttccataaccattaataacacctaaggctggagaaacctctaggaagAGGTAAGGAAAAGCAGCTGCTTCCAACTCCGAgtcatagaggagctcaaacactccaaaggatcttcaagaggaagaactagccaccatcactaaggtgtacccgttctttaatctccttgtttattttattttctatttttcgatttttatgctttatgtcttgtctatgtttgtgtctttattacatgatcattagtgtctagtatctatgtcttaaagctatgaaaaattccatgaatccttcacctttcttaaatgaaaaatgcttttaattacgaaagaacaagaagtgcataattttgaaatttatcttgaaaattagtttaattattttaatgtggtgacaatactttttgctttctgaatgaatacttgaacagtgcatattttttatagtgaagtttatgaatgttaaaattgttggctcttgaaagaataatgaaaaaagagaaatgttattgataatctgaaaaatcataaaattgattcttgaagcaagaaaaagcagtgaaaaacaaagcttgtgaaaaaaataaaaaaatggtgaaaaagaaaaagaaagaaaaagaaaaagcaagcagaaaaagccaatagccatttaaactaaaaggcaagggtaaaaaggatccaaggctttgagcattaatggataggagggcccaaaggaataaaatcctggcctaagcagctaaatcaagctgtccctaaccatgtgcttgtgtcatgaaggtccaagtgaaaagcttgagactgagtggttaaagtcatgatccaaagcaaaaagagtgtgcttaagaactctggacacctctaactggggactttagcaaagttgagtcacaatctgaaaaggttcacccagttatgtgtctgtggcatttatgtatccggtggtaatactggaaaataagatgcttagggtcatggccaagactcataaagtaactatgttcaaga from Arachis duranensis cultivar V14167 chromosome 4, aradu.V14167.gnm2.J7QH, whole genome shotgun sequence encodes:
- the LOC107484181 gene encoding uncharacterized protein LOC107484181, translating into MADMCVDLIPQSLSLFDKIYICLDACRNGFVKGCRPLIGLDGCFLKGYYGGQLLIAMSLDANNHIFVIAYAVTRAENIENWMWFLTRFQDDLGDHQVHGWNLMSDQQKGLMGATKEVMPYAHHRNCVLHIWKNLQQKFNNKQVKGLLWHAAKCTTQVQFKASMEKFKSECHGGWEYLNQFDPAVWCKAYFNHGLKNDNFINNMCEVWNSMIVEAREKPILTMCEEIRCTILKKMAKHKRILGRCIGKLAPMQQWRLDSHIKPQSHKWNAQWSKDYDRLTGMPCVHSVAAISKLRIKVTEDFVSPYLTIDAVRKIYDLCVNPVNSKEFCEKTDHPKPQPPRIVRPVGRPKKHRTESGAPPPPPVIGDKVRRTFQVMCSKCGEKGHYYKTCKGAPAKPDWQPKRKKAKTGSKALVVMTENVAPAPPPIGNVAGIDGGVNNIPVKEPEPINRDPLTYVAAKHVSVIQDTTRKNKKKMPKRPHVEPNEINISQTAPTTEEFIKLLQ